Proteins encoded by one window of Halomonas sp. Bachu 37:
- a CDS encoding ERF family protein: MAQRTNVVNSSARKTSPSAIQAEATPTNAPVSQDAQTTADSTAIIQVIERAALNPDVDIDKMERLLQMQERVLDRQAMMAYSAAMAAMQTELPSIEEHGQGNNGKYATLEDIVDTVRPIMQKHGFAVSFRIQTQERGIEITGVLMHKDGHREETGMLLPADMSGNKNAVQAFGSSTSYGKRYVLCALLNITTRGQDDNGNKAGSIKSVTPFQAGQLQRLISQCPATTQEWFSGKYGAAVQVPQADFDKLRASLSKRAIQ; this comes from the coding sequence ATGGCACAGCGCACTAATGTGGTAAATTCTTCTGCCCGCAAAACCTCCCCGTCAGCCATTCAAGCAGAGGCCACCCCGACGAATGCACCGGTCTCTCAGGATGCTCAAACCACCGCCGATAGCACCGCGATCATTCAGGTGATCGAGCGTGCCGCGCTCAATCCGGACGTAGATATCGACAAGATGGAGCGTTTGCTGCAAATGCAGGAACGCGTGCTGGATCGCCAGGCCATGATGGCCTACAGCGCCGCTATGGCGGCCATGCAGACTGAACTGCCCAGCATTGAAGAACATGGTCAAGGCAATAACGGCAAGTACGCCACCCTGGAAGATATCGTCGATACCGTCCGGCCGATCATGCAAAAGCACGGCTTTGCGGTGAGCTTTCGCATTCAGACCCAGGAACGTGGCATCGAGATCACCGGGGTGCTGATGCATAAAGACGGCCACCGGGAAGAGACCGGCATGCTGCTGCCCGCCGACATGAGCGGCAACAAGAACGCCGTGCAGGCATTCGGCTCCTCCACCAGCTATGGCAAGCGTTATGTGCTGTGTGCTCTGCTCAATATCACCACCCGGGGCCAGGACGACAATGGCAATAAAGCCGGGAGCATCAAGAGCGTCACCCCCTTCCAGGCGGGGCAACTCCAGCGCCTGATCAGCCAATGCCCGGCCACGACCCAGGAGTGGTTCAGCGGCAAGTACGGCGCGGCGGTCCAGGTGCCCCAGGCTGACTTTGACAAGCTGCGGGCATCGCTTTCCAAGCGCGCTATTCAATAG